One Fictibacillus halophilus genomic window, ATGAATGCCAGAAGTGAGACTGTTTCCGAAAAACCTAGCTTTAAAAACTCTTTTCTCCAAAAAAGATGTTTAATTCCTGCAAGCGGATTTTATGAATGGGTTGTAAATGAAGGTAACAGCAAAAAACAGCCTTTGCAATTTACCTTAAAAGACAAGAAGCCTTTTGCATTTGCTGGAATATGGTCAAGGTGGACAGGTGAGGTCAATGGTCAGCAAGAGGAAAGAATAACCTGTTCCATCATAACAAAAGCCTCAAATTCCTCTATGGAAAAATACCATCATCGTATGCCAGTGATGTTAGAGCCAAAAGTCGGAGAAAAATGGTTGGACCGATCAGCA contains:
- a CDS encoding SOS response-associated peptidase, translated to MCGRYMLYYEKDVIIDAFNLENEFDYDKRFNIAPSQQVLSVIKASSGNRAGYMKWGLVPSWAKDPKIGNKLMNARSETVSEKPSFKNSFLQKRCLIPASGFYEWVVNEGNSKKQPLQFTLKDKKPFAFAGIWSRWTGEVNGQQEERITCSIITKASNSSMEKYHHRMPVMLEPKVGEKWLDRSAGKEKLLSLLQDNSPELFAEQVTLDLNVRKIN